In Festucalex cinctus isolate MCC-2025b chromosome 21, RoL_Fcin_1.0, whole genome shotgun sequence, one genomic interval encodes:
- the LOC144010535 gene encoding uncharacterized protein LOC144010535 isoform X2: MATDPFGDADREWPFGTRMSLRYNRAIGKLLFDGCWTKEKTQGHVDGSARPTTTTTTARCSRTGEVRASGSRSSRPKTKTTSEVGHVPRHLQQHWKTREASTTFKCRRPASCSWACQ; encoded by the exons ATGGCGACCGACCCCTTTGGAGacgcagaccgtgaatg GCCGTTTGGGACACGGATGAGCCTGCGCTACAACCGTGCGATTGGAAAACTGCTTTTTGACGG GTGTTGGACGAAGGAAAAGACTCAAGGACACGTGGACGGGTCTGCAcgaccgacgacgacgacgacgacggcacGCTGCTCAAGGACAG GTGAAGTGCGAGCCAGCGGGAGCAGATCAAGCAGACCTAAGACAAAAACGACATCA gaagtcggccatgttCCTCGGCACCTGCAGCAACATTGGAAGACAAGAGAGGCATCGACAACATTCAAA TGCAGAAGACCTGCGAGTTGTTCCTGGGCCTGTCAGTGA
- the LOC144010535 gene encoding uncharacterized protein LOC144010535 isoform X1, translating into MATDQGLAFFLFVFQHIVDIRYVIGLFTCMEASTLKEYCLHVGCCMSAEEKWRRVVKRPFGTRMSLRYNRAIGKLLFDGCWTKEKTQGHVDGSARPTTTTTTARCSRTGEVRASGSRSSRPKTKTTSEVGHVPRHLQQHWKTREASTTFKCRRPASCSWACQ; encoded by the exons ATGGCCACTGACCAGGGcctggcgttttttttgtttgtttttcaacacaTTGTGGACATTCGTTACGTTATTGGATTGTTTACATGCATGGAGGCGTCCACACTAAAGGAATATTGTCTCCACGTCGGCTGCTGCATGTCGGCTGAAGAAAAGTGGCGACGAGTTGTGAAAAG GCCGTTTGGGACACGGATGAGCCTGCGCTACAACCGTGCGATTGGAAAACTGCTTTTTGACGG GTGTTGGACGAAGGAAAAGACTCAAGGACACGTGGACGGGTCTGCAcgaccgacgacgacgacgacgacggcacGCTGCTCAAGGACAG GTGAAGTGCGAGCCAGCGGGAGCAGATCAAGCAGACCTAAGACAAAAACGACATCA gaagtcggccatgttCCTCGGCACCTGCAGCAACATTGGAAGACAAGAGAGGCATCGACAACATTCAAA TGCAGAAGACCTGCGAGTTGTTCCTGGGCCTGTCAGTGA